ATCGATTGAGGCAAAAGTGACACCAGGTTTAACTTGGGCAATTGCATTTAAGTTTGCTTTTAACACAGTTTGATATACTGTCCTTGCTTCGTCAGATGGCTCACCGTAAAAGACAGTTCTGGTCATATCGCTAGCGTAGCCATCGTAAAAGCTACCGATATCGATAATGACACTGTCACCGATTTTAGGTGTATCATCATTGGTGATGTGGTGAGGGTCTGCGCCATTTGCGCCGTAAGCAATAATCGGGTCAAATGAAAAACCATCACAGTCATGTTGACGATATAAAGTTGCAAGTTCACCAACTAGAGTCGATTCGGGCAGTCCACTAGGGATTTTTTCAATAATTTTAGCCATCACTTGGTCGTTGCGGTGAGATGCTTCGAGCATCGTTTCAATTTCTTCCGCTGATTTGATACCGCGTAAACCATCGCTGATAGGACTACCGTTAGCAAATGTTGCGTCAGGTTTCAATGCCATTAATGCCAATAAAAAGCGGCTAGGCCAATCTTTGTCGATACCAATTGCCGCATTAGTTGCCATTGATTCTGCAAGTGGTTTTAGTGCGGGTTCGCCATCATAATGATAAATAACCGCTGTATTATCCGGTAAGGCGATAGGTTCAGGGAATAGACGGTTGAGGTGTAATGTTAAGTTACCATGTGCTGAAATATGCAAAACATAGAAGCGTTCACCGGGGTGTAAATTTTCATATCCTGTCAAATAAAAGATAGTTGTCGGGTTACTAATGATGAGGTCGGTTAATTTTTGTCGATTTAACTCTTCAACGAGCGAGGAAATACGTGTATAATGAATCATAAGCATTCTCCTTAATGTAAACTATTACTATTATTATAGTAGAATGATATGAAAAAAGAAACTCAAAACCAAACGACTATCCAGCTAAATGCTGTAACGATAAGCTAACAATTGATTATGAAAAAGAAATGTGCTTTTAGTAGACGAATGAGTGTTCTAACAGTCAAATGTAAATAAACATAGTGAGAGCGCGGGCGTTCTGACTTGAACTACTGGAATACATAGTGTGTGAGAGAGGGTGTTCTGGCTTGAATCACTGGAGAAAGTTACCGGCGTGCGAGCAACGCACAAAGGGGACTTTTGAAGTGGACGTCAAGCCAACCCGAACGAACCGGCATTCAAAATACCGGCGTGCGAGTCATCGCACAGAGGCAGCTTTTGAAGTGGAGGTCAAGTCAACCCAAGCGAACCAGAATAGGAGTGTTTACAATAGGTATTTCATTAAAAAAGAAGCGATTAATTATTCGAGTGACTACAATTATCGGTATTATCTTAGCCTTGGTTGGTTCGTATTTTATCGCTAAATCAAGTTATTTTAAGCCGAATGGTGGCTTTTATGTATTATTATTAAAAATTGGTCCTTGGGCGCCGATTATCTTTATTTGTTTGCAAATTTCTCAAATTATTTATCCGATGATTCCCTTTGGTTTAACAAATGTGATTGGAAATTTAGTATTTGGTACAGGATGGGGATTTTTGTTTAATTGTATTGGTATGCTGATTGGCTCGAGTATCAACTTTTACTTAGGACGTCGGTATGGCGAACATGTAATTAAAGCATTTATTTCGGATGAAAAATTTGATGAGTATGTGCATAAGATGAATGACAGTCATGCCTTTGAAAAATTATTGGCTATCGGATTTATATTACCTGTCTTTCCAGATGATTTATTTTGTATGTTTTCAGGAATGTCCAATATGACATTTAAAAAATTCTTCCGCCTAGTTATTTTA
The genomic region above belongs to Aerococcaceae bacterium zg-1292 and contains:
- a CDS encoding aminopeptidase P family protein, which translates into the protein MHYTRISSLVEELNRQKLTDLIISNPTTIFYLTGYENLHPGERFYVLHISAHGNLTLHLNRLFPEPIALPDNTAVIYHYDGEPALKPLAESMATNAAIGIDKDWPSRFLLALMALKPDATFANGSPISDGLRGIKSAEEIETMLEASHRNDQVMAKIIEKIPSGLPESTLVGELATLYRQHDCDGFSFDPIIAYGANGADPHHITNDDTPKIGDSVIIDIGSFYDGYASDMTRTVFYGEPSDEARTVYQTVLKANLNAIAQVKPGVTFASIDKAARDVIEAAGYGQYFTHRTGHSIGIEVHEPGDVGPFNQDTVKVGNVFSIEPGIYLPGKLGVRIEDLVVVTEDGCRVLNEAPKDLQIIQPK
- a CDS encoding TVP38/TMEM64 family protein, whose translation is MGISLKKKRLIIRVTTIIGIILALVGSYFIAKSSYFKPNGGFYVLLLKIGPWAPIIFICLQISQIIYPMIPFGLTNVIGNLVFGTGWGFLFNCIGMLIGSSINFYLGRRYGEHVIKAFISDEKFDEYVHKMNDSHAFEKLLAIGFILPVFPDDLFCMFSGMSNMTFKKFFRLVILYRPISLFVFTYAWAAIIQYIASFIH